One window of Watersipora subatra chromosome 3, tzWatSuba1.1, whole genome shotgun sequence genomic DNA carries:
- the LOC137390655 gene encoding uncharacterized protein → MDGIAKLGGVSIDKNRGVLFGARQLRTVGVMLRNKASPFSHNDDQQPPIVIDDRNFKAQFDGHKWTVAWKWLSREPILSNTCGEYAINDAVREEYEKQVMQWIENGWLQPHREVLHGPVTGIIPLLAATQPNKETKVRPVMDYSKELNGYVSSHPGLDTAVCQDKLRKWCKLGSDACMLDLKKAYLQLHVDGSLQRFQAVMFHGTLYVMTRLGFGLNSAPKIMSKILSTVLSLDPTVAAGTDHYIDDILVNKSVVPVEVVRSHLLKFGLVTKEPVDLREARVLGLHVTISKKGICTWQRDSAVPTVESIRTKRDLFSVCGKLIGHYPVAGWLRVACSYMKRCAADGKWDDAIAKEVLQMLDETLNRVTRHDPVQGKWSVNRDECCKVWCDASFIAIGVCIKMEGSIVQDASWLRKIDDSMHINVAQSSNVLKGLNLAIKWGVKQATIVTDSLSVYNWVNSIITESNRPKVSGFSEMIVKRRLGVIAQLVEEYGITLLMSLVKSADNRADVLTRVNKSG, encoded by the coding sequence ATGGATGGCATTGCAAAGCTAGGCGGGGTATCTATAGATAAAAATAGAGGTGTACTCTTTGGAGCAAGACAGTTAAGAACAGTTGGCGTGATGCTACGTAACAAAGCTAGTCCGTTCAGTCATAATGATGACCAGCAGCCGCCGATAGTTATAGATGATAGAAACTTTAAAGCACAATTTGATGGTCACAAGTGGACAGTTGCTTGGAAGTGGTTAAGTAGAGAGCCTATATTGTCCAATACATGTGGAGAATACGCTATAAATGATGCCGTCAGagaagaatatgaaaaacaGGTTATGCAATGGATAGAAAACGGATGGCTGCAGCCACACCGAGAAGTGCTTCATGGACCTGTAACTGGCATTATTCCATTGTTGGCAGCTACACAACCTAATAAAGAGACAAAGGTACGACCTGTAATGGATTATAGCAAAGAACTGAATGGGTATGTCAGCAGTCATCCTGGTTTGGACACCGCAGTATGCCAAGACAAACTCCGCAAGTGGTGTAAGTTAGGCAGTGATGCTTGCATGTTAGACTTAAAGAAAGCATATTTACAACTGCATGTTGATGGTAGTTTGCAGAGATTTCAAGCTGTTATGTTCCATGGAACATTGTATGTCATGACTAGACTAGGTTTTGGTCTCAATTCTGCGCCTAAGATTATGTCAAAAATATTGTCAACAGTGTTGTCACTTGATCCTACGGTTGCTGCTGGTACTGATCATTATATTGatgatattttagtaaataaatcAGTAGTGCCAGTCGAAGTTGTGCGCAGCCATTTGTTAAAGTTTGGTCTAGTCACAAAAGAGCCTGTCGATTTACGTGAAGCGCGTGTTCTAGGGCTTCACGTGACAATCAGTAAAAAAGGTATATGTACATGGCAACGTGACTCAGCTGTGCCAACAGTAGAAAGCATTCGTACAAAAAGAGATTTGTTTTCTGTGTGTGGTAAACTGATTGGTCACTACCCAGTAGCTGGCTGGTTACGAGTCGCATGCAGCTACATGAAGCGATGTGCTGCTGATGGCAAGTGGGATGATGCAATAGCAAAAGAAGTGCTGCAGATGCTAGATGAAACACTAAATAGGGTAACAAGACATGACCCAGTGCAAGGCAAATGGTCTGTGAATAGAGATGAGTGTTGCAAGGTCTGGTGTGATGCGAGCTTTATAGCTATTGGTGTGTGCATAAAAATGGAAGGTAGCATTGTACAAGATGCATCATGGCTAAGAAAAATTGATGACAGTATGCATATAAATGTAGCTCAAAGCTCAAATGTACTCAAAGGATTAAATCTTGCAATAAAGTGGGGAGTAAAACAAGCTACGATTGTCACTGACTCATTATCAGTGTATAACTGGGTTAATTCTATTATCACAGAAAGCAATCGCCCCAAAGTCAGTGGATTTTCAGAAATGATAGTCAAAAGGCGGCTTGGGGTTATTGCGCAATTGGTAGAAGAATATGGCATCACTCTACTAATGTCCTTGGTCAAGTCAGCGGACAATCGTGCTGATGTTTTAACGAGGGTGAACAAAAGTGGCTGA